In Gemmatimonadota bacterium, the following are encoded in one genomic region:
- a CDS encoding UDP-2,3-diacylglucosamine diphosphatase gives MSIKPVYFISDAHFGIDDYGAEEERKGRLLDFLRSLRARAGHLYIVGDLFDFWFEYRTVVPRQHYTVLHALSSLVESGVPVTYLAGNHDFWLGTFLDEQVGVETAEGPLTVTHHGRKIYIAHGHGLISRDLGYRLLSKIMHSAVSIRLFQLIHPDCGFRIGRLASRLSRRHGTPTAWDPREAYRDLAFSLLDQGYDAVVFGHIHCPTLQHKEDKVYINLGDWLQHDTYGLLCDGVMTLERYGSHGE, from the coding sequence ATGAGTATTAAACCCGTCTACTTCATTTCCGACGCCCACTTCGGAATCGACGATTACGGGGCGGAGGAAGAGAGAAAAGGCCGTTTGCTTGACTTCCTGCGAAGTCTCAGGGCCCGGGCCGGCCATCTGTATATCGTGGGCGATCTATTCGATTTCTGGTTCGAATATCGCACCGTAGTACCGCGCCAGCACTACACGGTGCTGCACGCGCTGAGCTCGCTGGTCGAGAGCGGCGTCCCGGTCACCTACCTCGCCGGAAACCACGACTTCTGGCTGGGGACCTTCCTGGACGAGCAGGTCGGGGTGGAAACGGCCGAAGGACCACTGACCGTTACCCATCACGGCCGGAAGATCTATATCGCCCACGGTCACGGGCTCATATCCAGGGATCTTGGATACCGCCTGCTCTCGAAGATCATGCACAGCGCCGTCAGCATCCGCCTGTTTCAACTGATTCACCCGGACTGCGGCTTCAGGATCGGCCGCCTGGCATCACGGCTGAGCAGGCGCCACGGCACACCCACGGCGTGGGACCCGCGGGAAGCTTACCGGGACCTGGCCTTTTCACTACTCGACCAGGGTTATGATGCGGTGGTCTTCGGGCACATCCACTGTCCGACACTGCAACATAAGGAGGACAAGGTCTACATCAACCTGGGCGACTGGCTGCAGCACGACACCTATGGCCTGCTGTGCGACGGAGTGATGACCCTGGAACGGTACGGGTCCCATGGGGAATAA
- a CDS encoding CDP-alcohol phosphatidyltransferase family protein, producing MKFSVVLFADTEVSAAGAGRSIYGISLLERHLRVFASLGARRVTVVGPSPGPGSDVRGSDVRGSDVRGSDVRGSNVRVDGFDDRWYRELGAVECVCSDENPARWLPGQDETALVMDAGHLYDHRVLRAMIDDGRNRSAVDSSVRESCRLLVADADLLTELTASWTGSESLWSALDSVQESTCPVFDLRELDPYIVDLRRSLPPWWLVVDSDLKIRRAEALLIDAAQKGTLDFPAEFIHPPLENLLTKWISASTVTPNQVTTLSILLAFLTTGLLAVGQMGTEYLAAGLVIAFIVGVLDGVDGKLARVTVRCTRFGDRFEHILDVVWELTWYWALGWMLSGGGEAAGPFVLATVITFFYLLDKAATGMFKSRQGIELFDYAPVDRFFRRIGARRNTNVLVLLAGLAVGMLEEAFTCVAIWTVITAAFHWTRAIWLLSQPSPADGS from the coding sequence ATGAAATTCAGCGTAGTCCTGTTCGCGGATACCGAAGTCTCAGCGGCCGGTGCCGGCCGGTCGATTTACGGTATTTCACTGCTGGAGCGGCACCTCCGGGTCTTCGCTTCACTGGGGGCCCGGCGGGTCACGGTTGTCGGACCATCACCCGGGCCGGGATCGGACGTCAGGGGATCGGACGTCAGGGGATCGGACGTCAGGGGATCGGACGTCAGGGGATCGAACGTCCGGGTCGACGGATTCGACGATCGCTGGTACCGGGAACTGGGGGCCGTCGAATGCGTATGTTCGGACGAAAATCCGGCCCGCTGGCTGCCCGGACAGGACGAAACGGCCCTGGTCATGGACGCCGGCCACCTGTACGACCATCGGGTTCTACGGGCCATGATCGACGACGGCCGTAACCGGAGCGCCGTGGACTCGTCGGTCAGGGAATCCTGCAGGCTGCTGGTGGCGGACGCGGACCTCCTCACAGAACTTACGGCGTCCTGGACCGGCTCCGAATCGCTGTGGTCCGCGCTGGACTCGGTGCAGGAATCGACCTGCCCGGTCTTCGACCTGCGCGAACTGGATCCCTATATCGTGGATCTGCGCCGAAGCCTGCCCCCCTGGTGGCTGGTCGTCGATTCGGACCTGAAGATCCGCCGGGCGGAGGCCCTGTTGATCGACGCCGCACAGAAGGGTACGCTGGATTTTCCCGCGGAGTTTATCCATCCGCCCCTGGAAAACCTGCTTACGAAGTGGATTTCGGCCAGTACCGTGACGCCGAACCAGGTGACCACCCTTTCAATACTGCTCGCCTTTCTGACTACCGGTCTTCTGGCCGTGGGGCAGATGGGTACGGAGTACCTGGCCGCGGGACTGGTGATCGCTTTCATCGTCGGGGTGCTGGACGGTGTCGACGGCAAATTGGCCCGTGTGACAGTGCGATGCACCCGGTTCGGGGACCGTTTCGAACACATCCTGGACGTGGTCTGGGAGCTGACCTGGTACTGGGCCCTTGGGTGGATGCTCAGCGGCGGCGGCGAGGCGGCCGGTCCCTTTGTGCTCGCCACGGTGATCACGTTCTTTTATCTGCTTGACAAGGCGGCTACGGGGATGTTCAAGTCCAGACAGGGTATCGAACTGTTTGACTACGCGCCCGTGGACCGCTTCTTTCGCCGTATCGGCGCCCGGCGCAATACGAATGTCCTGGTGTTGCTCGCGGGTTTGGCGGTCGGCATGCTGGAGGAAGCGTTCACATGCGTGGCGATCTGGACGGTGATCACGGCGGCGTTCCATTGGACGCGGGCGATCTGGCTGCTGTCGCAACCGTCGCCTGCCGATGGGTCTTGA
- a CDS encoding methyltransferase domain-containing protein, with protein MSGLRDRARGLFALRLRKDFNFRRSQETVPALRWLKPRKDERILDIGCGEGTYDYRIALRGARVFGFDLDRKQLRRAQAYHKTPFTGFVCAHADAFPLRSEQFDTVMSLCVFEHLPDDRQTLREMWRVLRPGGRILLTLDSLSLEEIGESWRDEHRKRHSVLQFYTHSSIGSLLEACGFRLTRHRYLLRSRLDLALIRLSYATERMHAVPAAAIRLGLVSAGRAVSAVINLFTGNQRGWTLLIEADRVPPDSSPNPAPDPN; from the coding sequence ATGAGCGGGTTGCGGGACCGTGCAAGGGGACTCTTCGCCCTCCGGCTCAGGAAGGATTTCAACTTCCGCCGGTCCCAGGAAACGGTCCCCGCGTTACGCTGGCTGAAGCCGCGTAAGGACGAGCGTATTCTCGATATCGGTTGCGGAGAAGGGACCTACGATTACCGGATCGCCTTGCGAGGCGCCAGGGTGTTCGGTTTCGACCTGGACCGGAAACAGTTGCGCCGTGCCCAGGCCTACCACAAGACGCCCTTCACGGGATTCGTCTGCGCCCATGCGGACGCGTTTCCCCTTCGTTCCGAGCAGTTCGACACGGTCATGAGCCTGTGTGTCTTCGAGCACCTGCCGGACGACCGGCAGACGCTACGTGAGATGTGGCGCGTGTTGCGGCCCGGGGGTCGCATCCTGCTGACGCTGGACAGCCTGAGTCTCGAGGAGATCGGCGAGTCATGGCGCGACGAGCACCGGAAGCGTCACAGCGTCCTGCAGTTCTACACCCACTCGTCGATCGGCTCGTTGCTGGAAGCCTGTGGATTCAGACTGACAAGACACCGGTACCTGCTCCGTTCCCGGCTGGACCTGGCGTTGATCCGGTTGAGTTACGCCACGGAGCGCATGCACGCGGTCCCGGCAGCGGCGATCCGGTTGGGACTAGTTTCGGCCGGCAGGGCGGTATCCGCGGTAATCAACCTGTTCACCGGGAACCAGCGGGGATGGACCCTGTTGATCGAAGCGGACAGAGTGCCCCCGGACTCGAGCCCGAACCCGGCCCCGGACCCGAATTAG
- a CDS encoding M56 family metallopeptidase has protein sequence MIDSVQAIGLFERFGRQVVDLLWLPSLEALLLGVLVWVLLFVNPGCPARIRHFLWLLVLAKPLLTLVLPWHGPFEIPWASMASHGVPAAGGHNALASGVFAIAGLVWMGFAGYGLYRIGSSVITMTRRRRRSVPVAVPRVSALFDRCLAESGLKRNVALRVSDEFEVPALIAAGRPTVVIPSWCILELSSVELRQVLLHELAHYARRDHLTVFLVQFSRFFFFFHPAVWYAAYRAGIEAERACDADVVRVSMQPESYASTLLKVATGRIRTHWQAALEMARSASMAAQRIRDVLGSTVNGKDRAFFPLLAAGICSLIAVMPLLRPAVEAPGDAPVSSRTSMPGEPAVPVRIGAAPVTQHPEAPDHETQVARVADAPLPPVRVVDRRIMVDGRPVPRGSMAAMMVKPSVHPRDVILESTERERINPAVLGQTAAPVIPAQTLSTGNQARQGRIEVQGVGRTGNELFDPGTVSLSAGYFITPTHQFGGVFSIRRPNDTEAFDDSRRPSGAPYGGSLIRARRLAGFGTSSAQKTALESSEEVQAERITRIGAFYRYNLLVPGDSFTPFFGWGAGLEIRPQHRNMTMIDAGVGLRYFWERHVAVVVQASYRKELDVISRPYPEMTLGFSAIF, from the coding sequence ATGATTGATTCCGTCCAAGCCATAGGCCTCTTCGAACGGTTCGGCCGGCAGGTCGTGGACCTGTTGTGGCTTCCGAGCCTTGAAGCGTTGCTTCTGGGCGTCCTGGTCTGGGTGCTGCTGTTCGTGAACCCGGGATGCCCGGCCAGGATACGGCACTTCCTCTGGTTGCTGGTTCTGGCCAAACCGCTGCTGACCCTCGTGCTGCCCTGGCATGGACCGTTCGAAATCCCGTGGGCGTCGATGGCAAGCCATGGCGTGCCCGCCGCGGGCGGTCACAACGCACTGGCATCCGGAGTCTTCGCCATCGCGGGTCTGGTCTGGATGGGTTTCGCCGGTTACGGCCTCTACCGCATCGGTTCATCGGTCATCACCATGACCCGAAGAAGGCGGCGGTCCGTCCCGGTCGCCGTCCCCCGTGTAAGCGCGCTATTCGACCGGTGCCTGGCCGAATCGGGCTTGAAACGCAACGTGGCCCTGCGGGTCTCCGACGAGTTCGAGGTGCCTGCCCTGATCGCCGCCGGGCGCCCCACCGTCGTGATCCCCTCCTGGTGCATTCTGGAGCTTTCCAGCGTGGAACTCAGGCAGGTCCTGCTTCATGAACTGGCCCATTATGCCCGCCGGGACCACCTTACGGTCTTCCTGGTCCAGTTCAGCAGGTTCTTCTTCTTCTTTCACCCGGCGGTATGGTACGCCGCGTACCGGGCCGGGATCGAGGCAGAACGGGCCTGCGACGCGGACGTCGTTCGTGTTTCCATGCAGCCGGAAAGCTATGCGTCCACCCTGTTGAAGGTAGCCACGGGCAGGATCCGGACACACTGGCAGGCTGCCCTCGAAATGGCGCGGTCGGCCTCCATGGCCGCCCAGCGTATCCGGGACGTGCTTGGTTCGACGGTGAACGGGAAGGACCGCGCCTTCTTCCCGTTGCTGGCCGCCGGTATCTGCTCGCTGATCGCGGTCATGCCCCTGTTGCGGCCAGCGGTCGAGGCCCCCGGAGACGCGCCCGTATCGTCGCGGACGAGCATGCCCGGCGAACCGGCGGTTCCCGTCCGGATCGGTGCGGCGCCCGTTACGCAGCATCCCGAAGCACCGGATCATGAGACGCAGGTCGCGCGGGTGGCGGACGCGCCCCTGCCGCCAGTCCGGGTAGTCGATCGTCGGATCATGGTAGACGGCCGGCCCGTGCCGCGCGGGTCCATGGCCGCCATGATGGTAAAACCGTCCGTCCATCCCCGAGACGTAATACTCGAATCCACGGAGCGCGAACGGATCAACCCCGCCGTGCTCGGACAGACCGCCGCCCCGGTCATCCCGGCTCAGACCCTGTCGACGGGTAACCAGGCCAGGCAGGGACGTATCGAGGTGCAGGGCGTGGGCCGGACCGGCAACGAGCTGTTCGATCCCGGCACGGTCTCCCTGAGCGCCGGTTATTTCATTACACCGACCCACCAGTTCGGCGGCGTGTTTTCCATTCGGCGGCCCAACGATACGGAAGCCTTTGACGATTCCCGGCGGCCTTCCGGAGCACCGTACGGCGGTTCCCTCATACGAGCCCGGAGACTGGCCGGTTTCGGGACCTCGTCGGCGCAGAAGACGGCGCTTGAATCCTCAGAGGAAGTGCAGGCCGAACGGATCACCCGGATCGGCGCATTCTACCGGTACAATCTGCTCGTTCCGGGCGATTCCTTCACGCCTTTCTTCGGATGGGGCGCGGGTCTGGAGATCAGGCCGCAGCACCGGAACATGACTATGATCGACGCCGGGGTCGGACTGCGTTACTTCTGGGAACGGCATGTCGCCGTCGTCGTACAGGCATCCTACCGGAAGGAACTGGATGTCATCTCTCGTCCTTACCCGGAGATGACGCTGGGCTTTTCCGCAATCTTCTAG
- a CDS encoding site-2 protease family protein, giving the protein MPDFTILFVAMPAILFALTFHEYAHAWAAWKLGDPTARSMGRLSLNPLVHLDPAGTIMLIITVMSGFGIGWAKPVPVDPRYLRNPRKDMLWIALAGPVSNIILAFILVGVFTHMPSGGALTDTLRQMVRYGIIINLALAFFNMLPIPPLDGSRVLKGLLPPAQAQRYGQLEMYGPMLLIGLIIADQMLRLGIIRTWIAVPAQISLRLMSEIFSSF; this is encoded by the coding sequence ATGCCCGACTTTACGATCCTGTTCGTCGCCATGCCGGCGATCCTCTTCGCCCTGACCTTTCACGAGTACGCCCATGCCTGGGCGGCGTGGAAACTGGGCGACCCCACGGCGCGCAGCATGGGGCGGCTTTCGCTTAACCCTCTGGTGCATCTCGACCCGGCCGGGACCATAATGCTGATCATCACCGTCATGAGCGGATTCGGCATCGGCTGGGCGAAACCCGTGCCGGTGGATCCCCGCTACCTGCGCAATCCCCGCAAGGACATGCTCTGGATCGCCCTGGCCGGGCCGGTGTCCAATATCATCCTGGCCTTCATCCTGGTGGGCGTCTTCACCCACATGCCCTCGGGAGGCGCCCTGACCGACACGCTGCGCCAGATGGTCCGGTACGGCATCATCATCAACCTGGCGCTGGCCTTCTTCAACATGCTGCCGATCCCCCCGCTGGACGGGTCGCGGGTCCTGAAGGGACTGCTGCCCCCGGCGCAGGCGCAGCGCTACGGCCAGCTGGAGATGTACGGCCCCATGCTGCTGATCGGCCTGATCATCGCGGACCAGATGCTCCGGCTGGGTATCATCCGGACCTGGATCGCCGTGCCTGCCCAGATCAGCCTGCGCCTGATGAGCGAGATCTTCAGTAGCTTCTAA
- a CDS encoding NTP transferase domain-containing protein encodes MDHHPRRAAPALIIAGGAGVRLQPVTGPVPKPLLKLCGVPLIKRIILTAARAGVSRFVIVTGYEADRFHEVLSNDPGLDALEIEWVHNERWHLPNGVSALAARTRMTEPFVLLMADHLFEQQTLERLLEEPVADGECLLAVDRKIDRVYDVDDATKVEVRGDKVVRIDKELKAFNAVDTGMFLCTPALFNALDTVNGPEGCALSDGVRSLAAEGRMRAFDVGDGYWQDVDTPEMLAYGERTLVGRLVKPTDGWVSRHINRPISTRLSRWLVRTPVTPNMVTLITFLTGLAGAWFVLDSTYWSVLLGALLFQASSILDGCDGEVAVLTFRESKYGSWLDTITDNLTYLAFFAAVVWAYAGGSGDSVVRSLGLGSVVVVAASILVMYYYLLQTGGSGSLVRFNRAFEEHAVGRRRHLAARLLNLFRMMAKRDFFTMLLLGFAALDLLNWMFWTVTAGGLAMGLAIFISTGRLLSRDRAVAGEMRS; translated from the coding sequence ATGGATCATCATCCCCGAAGAGCGGCCCCGGCGCTCATCATCGCCGGCGGCGCGGGCGTGCGCCTTCAGCCGGTCACCGGCCCGGTGCCCAAACCCCTGTTGAAGTTATGCGGCGTACCGTTGATCAAGCGGATCATATTGACGGCGGCGCGGGCCGGGGTATCACGCTTCGTTATCGTAACGGGGTACGAGGCGGACCGGTTTCACGAGGTCCTTTCCAACGATCCCGGCCTGGACGCTCTCGAAATCGAGTGGGTGCATAACGAACGGTGGCATCTGCCCAACGGGGTTTCCGCCCTGGCCGCCCGTACCCGAATGACGGAACCGTTCGTACTGCTCATGGCCGATCACCTCTTCGAGCAACAGACCCTGGAGCGTCTGCTCGAGGAACCGGTGGCCGATGGGGAGTGCCTGCTCGCCGTCGACCGGAAAATCGACCGCGTGTACGACGTGGACGACGCGACCAAGGTCGAAGTGCGAGGGGATAAAGTGGTGCGCATCGACAAGGAACTGAAGGCTTTCAACGCGGTGGACACCGGCATGTTCCTTTGTACGCCGGCCCTGTTCAACGCCCTCGATACCGTGAACGGACCGGAGGGTTGCGCGTTGAGCGACGGCGTCCGGTCGCTTGCCGCGGAAGGGCGGATGCGCGCCTTCGACGTGGGCGATGGTTACTGGCAGGACGTGGATACGCCCGAGATGCTGGCTTATGGCGAAAGGACGCTGGTGGGACGCCTCGTAAAACCCACCGACGGCTGGGTGTCCCGGCATATCAACCGGCCGATTTCGACCCGGCTCAGCCGGTGGCTGGTCCGGACGCCGGTCACCCCGAACATGGTGACCCTGATCACGTTTCTGACCGGCCTGGCCGGGGCGTGGTTCGTGCTGGACAGCACCTACTGGTCGGTGCTGCTGGGCGCATTGCTGTTCCAGGCTTCGTCCATCCTCGACGGCTGCGACGGGGAAGTGGCGGTGCTTACCTTTCGCGAATCGAAATACGGCTCGTGGCTCGACACGATCACGGACAACCTGACCTACCTGGCGTTCTTCGCGGCCGTGGTCTGGGCCTACGCGGGCGGCTCCGGAGATTCGGTCGTCCGGTCCCTCGGCCTGGGATCCGTCGTCGTAGTGGCCGCGTCGATACTCGTGATGTATTACTATCTGCTGCAGACCGGGGGGAGCGGCAGCCTGGTCCGGTTCAACCGGGCCTTCGAAGAGCACGCCGTCGGGCGGCGGCGACACCTCGCCGCAAGGCTGCTCAACCTGTTCAGGATGATGGCCAAAAGAGATTTCTTTACCATGCTGCTGCTGGGTTTCGCCGCGCTCGACCTGCTGAACTGGATGTTCTGGACCGTTACGGCCGGCGGCCTGGCCATGGGACTGGCCATATTCATTTCAACGGGGAGGCTGCTGTCGCGGGATCGGGCGGTGGCCGGGGAAATGCGCTCATGA
- a CDS encoding polysaccharide biosynthesis C-terminal domain-containing protein has product MTHTQEQPALVRSRSDASTIARGAAVNFIGTVARLIKSVSFIVLTRLFGAEIFGLYMLGWTIVDLVSKVGQFSLDKGLVNFIPRLREDGETEAIHRTIAQALGVGLLLSAGIGSALYAAAAPLADGLLDKPRLTGMLRLLAVGLPLIALTQIILGVTRAHKVMKHDAMVRGAVEPLVLFGAACVLFYAGWRTYGIAAAHLAALACGLLYAVYVFTRFYSWRSCLVHLRALRVVTPLTRFSLPVMGYELVYMFMIRLDVLMVGYFLPAAQVGVYVIAVEIALATKKVRQWFDPVFSPIVAELSHRNDLRRLELNLQLVTRWVLTIGLAFLCVVSLVGNELLGLFGPEFVAGFMAMVVLAMSQVVYAAMGSGDTVLIMSGRPWLNLVNTVVVVVVNFVLNLWLIPALGILGAALGTLAAFGLLTLIRLAEVYHLFRILPLSWRILKPCAAAVPAFACAYVAGVYAPDIPWLRMAALPAIFLGCYVGVLGLLGLEEEDRIALRRLRGRSGP; this is encoded by the coding sequence ATGACGCATACCCAGGAGCAACCGGCTTTGGTCCGGTCCCGATCCGACGCATCGACGATCGCCCGGGGCGCCGCCGTCAATTTCATCGGAACGGTAGCGCGGCTGATCAAGTCCGTGTCGTTCATCGTCCTTACGCGGCTGTTCGGCGCTGAGATCTTCGGGCTGTACATGCTCGGATGGACCATCGTGGATCTCGTATCCAAGGTCGGCCAGTTCTCGCTGGACAAGGGGCTGGTCAATTTCATCCCGCGCCTGCGAGAGGATGGGGAGACGGAGGCCATCCACCGGACCATCGCGCAGGCCCTGGGCGTGGGGCTCCTGCTGAGCGCGGGAATCGGCTCCGCGCTCTATGCCGCTGCGGCTCCACTGGCGGATGGCCTGCTCGACAAGCCCCGGCTCACCGGCATGCTGCGGCTGCTGGCGGTCGGCCTGCCGCTCATCGCCCTGACCCAGATCATACTGGGCGTCACCCGGGCGCACAAGGTCATGAAACACGACGCCATGGTCCGGGGCGCCGTCGAGCCCCTGGTGCTGTTCGGGGCGGCCTGTGTCCTGTTCTACGCGGGCTGGCGTACCTACGGCATCGCCGCGGCCCACCTGGCCGCGCTGGCCTGCGGACTGCTATACGCCGTTTACGTGTTCACCCGGTTCTATTCCTGGCGGTCCTGTCTCGTCCACCTGCGGGCACTGCGGGTCGTCACTCCGCTGACCCGCTTCTCGCTGCCGGTCATGGGCTATGAGCTGGTCTACATGTTCATGATCCGGCTGGACGTGCTCATGGTCGGCTACTTTCTGCCGGCCGCACAGGTGGGCGTTTACGTGATCGCGGTCGAAATCGCCCTGGCGACCAAGAAGGTCCGCCAGTGGTTCGACCCCGTTTTCAGTCCCATCGTCGCCGAACTGAGTCACCGCAACGACCTGCGGCGGCTGGAGCTCAATCTGCAGCTGGTCACCCGGTGGGTGCTGACCATCGGCCTGGCGTTCCTCTGCGTGGTGTCGCTGGTCGGTAATGAACTGCTTGGACTTTTCGGCCCCGAATTCGTCGCGGGATTCATGGCGATGGTCGTCCTGGCCATGAGCCAGGTCGTCTACGCCGCCATGGGATCGGGCGATACGGTGCTCATCATGTCGGGCCGGCCCTGGCTGAATCTCGTGAATACGGTCGTGGTCGTGGTGGTCAATTTCGTCCTGAACCTGTGGTTGATACCGGCCCTGGGCATTCTTGGCGCGGCCCTGGGAACGTTGGCGGCCTTCGGACTGTTGACGCTGATCCGCCTGGCCGAAGTGTATCATCTGTTCCGGATCCTTCCACTGTCCTGGCGCATTCTGAAGCCATGCGCCGCGGCAGTGCCCGCCTTCGCGTGCGCATACGTGGCGGGCGTCTACGCACCGGACATACCGTGGCTGCGCATGGCCGCGCTGCCCGCGATCTTCCTGGGCTGCTACGTGGGCGTACTGGGTCTCCTGGGGTTGGAAGAGGAGGACCGGATCGCCCTCCGGCGCTTGCGCGGACGGAGCGGACCATGA
- a CDS encoding dipeptide epimerase: protein MRLSVETVRLDLIHPFRIAREVSDHKHNVLVRISDGELSGTGEAAPSRYYGEDADTVIRALEKVPPLLGGDPFELEGTADRLASALPGDPAARAAVDTALHDLAAQRLGIPLYRWLGLDPAKTPVTSFTIGIDEPAAVRRKVREAAGYPALKIKLGSKKDLEIMRAIRDETDARIRVDANAGWTADQAVEMVGRLSEFGVELVEQPLPPGSPADWRRVREAAPMPVFADESVLVSPDVPAMAGLVDGVNIKLMKCGGVREALRLIHTARAHGMRVMIGCMIETSVAITAAAHLSPLADFADLDGNLLISNDPFTGVTVRQGRLILPEGPGIGIVPRS, encoded by the coding sequence ATGCGGCTAAGCGTCGAGACGGTCCGCCTGGACCTCATCCATCCCTTCCGCATTGCCCGCGAGGTCAGCGACCACAAGCACAACGTGCTCGTGCGCATCTCCGACGGCGAGTTGTCCGGCACGGGCGAAGCCGCACCTTCCCGCTACTACGGGGAAGACGCCGATACGGTCATCCGGGCGCTGGAGAAAGTGCCGCCGCTCCTCGGCGGTGATCCCTTCGAACTCGAGGGAACGGCCGATCGCCTCGCGTCCGCGCTTCCAGGCGACCCCGCGGCGCGCGCGGCCGTGGATACCGCACTGCATGACCTGGCCGCCCAGCGGCTTGGCATACCGCTTTACCGGTGGCTCGGTCTCGATCCCGCGAAAACGCCCGTCACTTCATTCACTATCGGCATCGACGAGCCGGCAGCCGTCCGCCGCAAAGTCCGCGAGGCCGCGGGATACCCGGCGTTGAAGATCAAGCTCGGTTCGAAGAAGGACCTCGAGATCATGCGCGCGATCCGGGATGAAACGGATGCGCGCATCCGGGTCGACGCCAACGCGGGATGGACGGCGGACCAGGCCGTGGAAATGGTCGGCCGCCTGTCCGAGTTCGGCGTGGAACTTGTGGAGCAGCCCCTTCCCCCCGGTTCGCCCGCGGACTGGCGCAGGGTGCGGGAAGCCGCGCCCATGCCGGTCTTCGCCGACGAAAGCGTACTGGTCTCTCCGGACGTGCCCGCCATGGCCGGCCTTGTGGACGGCGTCAACATAAAACTGATGAAGTGCGGCGGGGTCCGCGAAGCGCTCCGCCTCATCCACACCGCCCGGGCCCACGGGATGCGCGTCATGATCGGCTGCATGATCGAAACCTCCGTCGCCATTACCGCCGCGGCCCACCTCTCCCCTTTGGCCGATTTTGCCGACCTGGACGGCAACCTGTTGATTTCCAACGATCCCTTCACCGGGGTAACCGTTCGGCAGGGACGCTTGATTCTGCCGGAGGGACCGGGAATCGGCATAGTACCCAGGTCATAG
- a CDS encoding BlaI/MecI/CopY family transcriptional regulator, producing the protein MPRKKLSSLTDLEIDIMNVVWRLGRATVRQIVDSLRNQRPLAYTTVQTVLSILTQKGVVRYTREGRAYVYTSILKPEGVRRETVRAVVDKLFAGSPQSLVLHLIESDALTAEEAESLRKLLDRMASESSDASNPDASDASDASNSEASEASEASDD; encoded by the coding sequence ATGCCGAGAAAGAAGCTGTCGTCGTTGACGGACCTGGAAATCGATATCATGAACGTCGTCTGGCGGTTGGGACGGGCAACGGTGCGCCAGATCGTCGATTCGCTTCGAAACCAGCGTCCCCTGGCGTATACCACCGTGCAGACGGTACTGTCCATACTCACGCAGAAGGGTGTCGTCCGGTATACCCGCGAAGGCCGGGCCTATGTCTACACCTCCATCCTGAAACCCGAGGGCGTGCGCCGGGAAACCGTCCGTGCCGTCGTGGACAAGCTGTTCGCCGGATCTCCGCAGTCCCTGGTGCTGCACCTGATCGAATCGGACGCCTTGACCGCGGAAGAAGCCGAAAGTCTGCGCAAACTGCTGGACCGGATGGCCTCGGAGTCGTCGGACGCCTCGAATCCGGACGCGTCGGACGCGTCGGACGCGTCGAATTCGGAGGCCTCGGAGGCCTCGGAGGCCTCGGATGATTGA